Proteins from one Cicer arietinum cultivar CDC Frontier isolate Library 1 chromosome 3, Cicar.CDCFrontier_v2.0, whole genome shotgun sequence genomic window:
- the LOC101507395 gene encoding uncharacterized protein isoform X2, translating into MELVAELWQENFKAWEAIHKNKSSNVVAPPEMQEGKKKWSIESNRFGFSDELPGRLSPFRRSRAAAAGISPCRSKPQSPFQGVKLLGDAKETEINKSGNLKFYSTGLGKVQGVPNQGAKRSSYLGSLAIEKTLYIDIISCLI; encoded by the coding sequence GCTTGGGAAGCAATTCACAAGAACAAGTCAAGCAATGTAGTTGCACCACCTGAGATGCAAGAAGGAAAGAAGAAATGGAGCATTGAATCAAACAGGTTTGGTTTTTCGGACGAGCTTCCAGGTAGACTCTCTCCCTTTCGGCGTTCACGAGCTGCTGCTGCAGGCATATCTCCCTGCAGAAGTAAACCACAATCTCCATTTCAGGGCGTGAAGTTGCTCGGTGATGCTAAAGAAACTGAAATCAATAAATCAGGCAATTTGAAATTCTACAGCACTGGACTTGGTAAAGTACAAGGGGTTCCAAACCAAGGAGCCAAAAGAAGTTCATATTTAGGAAGTTTGGCAATTGAAAAGACATTGTATATAGACATTatatcatgtttgatttga
- the LOC101507395 gene encoding uncharacterized protein isoform X1, producing the protein MELVAELWQENFKPYKSLMQAWEAIHKNKSSNVVAPPEMQEGKKKWSIESNRFGFSDELPGRLSPFRRSRAAAAGISPCRSKPQSPFQGVKLLGDAKETEINKSGNLKFYSTGLGKVQGVPNQGAKRSSYLGSLAIEKTLYIDIISCLI; encoded by the coding sequence CCATATAAATCTTTGATGCAGGCTTGGGAAGCAATTCACAAGAACAAGTCAAGCAATGTAGTTGCACCACCTGAGATGCAAGAAGGAAAGAAGAAATGGAGCATTGAATCAAACAGGTTTGGTTTTTCGGACGAGCTTCCAGGTAGACTCTCTCCCTTTCGGCGTTCACGAGCTGCTGCTGCAGGCATATCTCCCTGCAGAAGTAAACCACAATCTCCATTTCAGGGCGTGAAGTTGCTCGGTGATGCTAAAGAAACTGAAATCAATAAATCAGGCAATTTGAAATTCTACAGCACTGGACTTGGTAAAGTACAAGGGGTTCCAAACCAAGGAGCCAAAAGAAGTTCATATTTAGGAAGTTTGGCAATTGAAAAGACATTGTATATAGACATTatatcatgtttgatttga